One stretch of Meriones unguiculatus strain TT.TT164.6M chromosome 7, Bangor_MerUng_6.1, whole genome shotgun sequence DNA includes these proteins:
- the Narf gene encoding nuclear prelamin A recognition factor has product MKCEHCTRKECNKKSKTDDQENVSIGASSPTQENEEKGEFHKLADAKVFLSDCLACDSCVTVDEGLRLSQQSAKDFFRVLNLNKKCDTSKHRVLVVSVCPQSLPYFAAKFNLSVTDASRRLCGFLKSLGVHYVFDTTIAADFSILESQKEFVRRYHQHSEEHRELPMLTSACPGWVRYAERVLGRPIIPHLCTAKSPQQVMGSLVKDYFARQQNLSPEKIFHVVVAPCYDKKLEALREGPSMTLSGARGTDCVLTSGEIAQIMEQSDLSMKDVAVDTLFGDTKETAVRRHDGVSSDGHLAHVFRHAARELFGEHVEEITYRALRNKDFQEVTLEKNGEVLLRFAAAHGFRNIQNMILKLKKGKFPYHFVEVLACPRGCLNGRGQAQTEDGHTDRALLQQMEGIYASIPVRPPESSAHVQELYQEWLEGAESPRVQEVLHTRYQSSEPCTDSLDIKW; this is encoded by the exons ATGAAGTGTGAGCACTGCACTCGGAAG gaatgtaaTAAAAAGTCAAAAACTGATGACCAGGAGAATGTGTCCATTGGTGCATCAAGTCCAACCCAGGAGAATGAAGAG AAAGGAGAATTCCATAAGTTGGCAGATGCAAAGGTATTTCTGAGTGACTGCCTTGCATGTGACAGCTGTGTGACTGTGGATGAAGGACTGCGGCTTTCCCAGCAGAGTGCCAAGGATTTCTTCCGTGTCCTTAATCTCAATAAG AAATGTGACACCTCAAAGCACAGAGTTCtagttgtgtctgtgtgtcctcaGTCTCTGCCTTATTTTGCTGCTAAATTCAACCTCAGTGTCACCGATGCATCCAGAAGACTCTGCGGCTTCCTCAAAAGTCTTG GGGTACACTATGTATTTGACACCACAATCGCTGCAGATTTCAGCATCCTGGAAAGTCAGAAGGAGTTTGTACGCCGTTATCACCAGCACAGTGAGGAGCACCGGGAACTGCCCATGTTGACCTCTGCGTGTCCTG GTTGGGTCAGATATGCTGAGCGGGTGCTAGGTCGCCCCATCATCCCACATCTCTGCACTGCCAAGTCCCCACAGCAGGTCATGGGCTCCTTAGTGAAGGATTACTTTGCCAGACAGCAG AATCTGTCTCCAGAGAAAATTTTCCATGTTGTCGTGGCTCCTTGCTATGATAAGAAGCTGGAAGCTCTTCGAGAGGGTCCTTCCATGACTCTGAGTGGTGCCAGGGGCACTGACTGTGTGCTGACATCAG GTGAAATTGCTCAGATAATGGAGCAAAGTGACCTCTCCATGAAAGATGTAGCTGTGGATACTTT gTTTGGAGATACGAAGGAGACAGCAGTACGACGGCACGATGGAGTGAGCTCAGATGGGCATCTGGCCCACGTCTTCAGACACGCTGCCAGGGAGTTGTTTGGCGAGCATGTTGAGGAGATCACCTACCGTGCATTAAG AAACAAAGACTTCCAGGAGGTCACCCTTGAGAAGAATGGGGAGGTCTTGCTGCGCTTCGCTGCAGCACACGGCTTTCGCAACATCCAGAACATGATCCTGAAGCTCAAGAAGGGCAAATTCCCTTATCACTTTGTGGAGGTCCTCGCATGCCCCAGAG GATGCTTGAACGGCAGAGGCCAGGCACAGACAGAGGACGGCCACACAGACCGTGCGCTACTGCAGCAGATGGAAGGCATCTACGCCAGCATCCCTGTGCGGCCCCCAGAGAGCAGCGCACATGTGCAGGAGTTGTACCAGGAGTGGCTGGAGGGTGCTGAATCCCCCAGAGTGCAGGAGGTGCTACACACCAGATACCAGAGCTCGGAGCCCTGCACAGACAGCCTGGATATCAAGTGGTGA